In Leptolyngbya sp. SIO1E4, one DNA window encodes the following:
- a CDS encoding photosystem II reaction center protein M has translation MEVNNLGFVASILFVLVPTVFLLILYIQTSTKQTGS, from the coding sequence ATGGAAGTTAACAATCTTGGGTTCGTGGCCAGTATCCTGTTTGTTCTAGTTCCGACAGTATTCCTTTTGATTCTCTATATCCAGACTTCTACTAAGCAAACGGGGTCTTAA
- a CDS encoding 30S ribosomal protein S1: MVNQVEQEKETDIGFTHEDFAALLDKYDYHFSPGDIVAGTVFSLEPRGALIDIGAKTAAYIPIQEMSINRVEAPNEVLQADEMREFFILTDENEDGQLTLSIRRIEYMRAWERVRQLQQEDATVRSEVFATNRGGALVRIEGLRGFIPGSHISTRKPKEDLVSEELPLKFLEVDEERNRLVLSHRRALVERKMNGLQVGEVVLGTVRGLKPYGAFIDIGGVSGLLHISEISHDHIDTPHSVFNVNDEIKVMIIDLDAERGRISLSTKQLEPEPGDMVKNPDLVFEKAEEMAAKYREQLLKKAEAEAAEAAGKDIEEVSYGDDDTELSATDE, encoded by the coding sequence ATGGTCAATCAGGTAGAGCAGGAAAAAGAAACGGATATTGGGTTTACCCATGAAGACTTTGCAGCACTGTTAGATAAGTACGATTATCACTTCAGCCCGGGTGATATTGTTGCAGGAACAGTTTTTAGCTTGGAACCCCGGGGCGCACTCATCGATATCGGTGCTAAAACTGCCGCCTATATTCCCATTCAGGAGATGTCCATCAACCGTGTTGAGGCTCCGAATGAGGTGTTGCAAGCTGACGAAATGCGAGAGTTTTTCATCCTCACCGATGAAAACGAAGATGGTCAGCTAACGCTTTCTATTCGTCGCATTGAGTATATGCGGGCTTGGGAGCGGGTACGCCAGCTGCAGCAAGAAGATGCCACAGTTCGCTCTGAAGTCTTTGCCACGAACCGTGGGGGGGCTCTGGTTCGAATCGAAGGCCTCCGTGGGTTTATCCCTGGGTCGCATATTAGCACCCGGAAACCCAAAGAAGACCTCGTTAGCGAAGAACTCCCACTGAAGTTTTTAGAAGTCGATGAAGAGCGTAATCGTCTCGTTCTCAGCCATCGTCGGGCGCTGGTTGAACGGAAGATGAACGGCCTTCAGGTCGGTGAAGTGGTGTTAGGAACCGTCCGTGGCCTAAAACCCTACGGGGCCTTCATTGACATTGGTGGGGTTAGCGGTCTCCTACACATCTCTGAGATCTCTCATGACCACATTGATACCCCTCACAGCGTCTTTAATGTGAATGACGAAATCAAGGTCATGATCATTGACCTCGATGCGGAACGAGGGCGCATTTCCCTGTCAACGAAGCAACTAGAACCCGAACCGGGGGATATGGTTAAGAACCCCGACTTAGTCTTTGAGAAGGCTGAGGAAATGGCAGCCAAGTATCGTGAGCAGCTCTTGAAGAAAGCTGAAGCCGAGGCAGCTGAGGCAGCGGGCAAGGATATCGAAGAAGTCAGTTATGGGGATGACGATACTGAACTATCTGCTACGGATGAGTAA
- a CDS encoding proteasome-type protease codes for MTYCLGVLARQGLVLAADSRTNAGVDYISSYRKLFDFSLSGDRALMLCTSGSLSITQAVLHTLERDIIVNADISLHTLPTLYDVARYIGSCIRKLQEVDRAWLEKDNIDFQCNFLLGGQIQGETPQLYLIYSQGNCISSTPETPFLQIGETKYGKPILDRTITFESSLDEIAKCALLSIDSTMRSNLSVGPPINMVMYETDSFEIQHRAQFRAGDPYLIKMRSHWEVALRQAAARMPDIEWNQNSLPVSPDLTDIAQP; via the coding sequence ATGACTTACTGTCTAGGGGTTCTTGCTCGTCAAGGGTTAGTACTAGCAGCTGACTCTCGCACCAATGCAGGCGTCGATTACATTTCTTCTTATCGCAAGCTGTTTGACTTTTCGCTATCGGGCGATCGCGCTTTGATGCTTTGTACCTCGGGTAGCCTCTCCATTACCCAAGCTGTGCTTCATACCTTAGAGCGCGACATTATTGTCAATGCCGACATCAGCCTCCATACTCTGCCCACTTTATATGACGTTGCCCGATACATTGGCAGCTGCATTCGCAAGTTGCAAGAGGTGGATCGGGCCTGGTTAGAAAAAGACAATATTGACTTTCAATGTAATTTTTTGCTCGGTGGGCAAATTCAAGGCGAAACGCCTCAGCTCTACCTGATTTACAGTCAGGGCAATTGTATTAGCAGTACTCCAGAAACCCCGTTTCTACAAATTGGTGAGACTAAGTATGGTAAGCCCATCTTGGATCGGACCATAACGTTTGAGTCATCTTTGGATGAAATTGCCAAATGTGCCTTACTGTCCATTGATTCCACGATGCGATCCAACCTGTCGGTGGGGCCCCCTATCAATATGGTGATGTACGAAACCGATAGCTTTGAGATCCAACATCGGGCTCAATTTCGTGCTGGCGATCCTTACTTAATCAAAATGCGCAGTCATTGGGAAGTGGCCCTGCGCCAGGCCGCTGCCCGGATGCCTGATATCGAGTGGAATCAAAACTCATTGCCTGTCAGCCCTGATTTAACGGATATTGCGCAGCCTTGA
- a CDS encoding photosystem II reaction center protein T: protein MESVAYIFILACILGTLFFAIAFREPPRISKD, encoded by the coding sequence ATGGAGAGCGTGGCCTACATTTTCATTTTGGCATGCATTCTCGGAACGCTATTTTTTGCTATTGCATTCCGTGAACCCCCTCGGATTTCCAAAGACTAA
- a CDS encoding (2Fe-2S)-binding protein, with protein MAVIKFLEEDKEVIAADGANLRYKAMENGIDLYTLVGKMMNCGGYGQCGTCVVEIVEGMENLSPRTAAEERKLRKRPDSCRLACQVIVNGPVSVRTKPTVKK; from the coding sequence ATGGCAGTCATTAAGTTTCTTGAAGAAGACAAAGAAGTGATTGCAGCAGATGGGGCAAATCTTCGTTACAAGGCAATGGAAAACGGAATTGACCTTTACACCCTGGTTGGCAAGATGATGAATTGTGGGGGATATGGTCAATGTGGCACCTGTGTTGTAGAGATTGTTGAGGGAATGGAGAATTTATCTCCTCGCACGGCTGCTGAAGAACGGAAGCTACGGAAGCGCCCTGATAGCTGTCGTTTGGCTTGCCAGGTGATTGTGAATGGCCCTGTTTCTGTACGCACCAAGCCAACGGTTAAAAAGTAG
- a CDS encoding DUF1802 family protein: MTAIAWMLKEWAIAVDALLAGEMILLIRKGGIREKAPSFEIPSDRGLLFPTYEHQSAEALRLPYGARLVSRPVPVVGDEVVIGGWAQITHQLPLSGSSVVESLHPFHIWTDPWLTERLAWKPDRPAYGLLLRAYRFADPIALPYQKQYGGCRSWIKVKPLKLFPQSVPVLPTATYEALTEEIQKSLALIKA, from the coding sequence GTGACTGCGATTGCTTGGATGTTGAAGGAATGGGCGATCGCAGTAGACGCCCTGTTAGCTGGAGAGATGATCCTGCTGATTCGTAAGGGCGGGATTCGGGAGAAAGCACCTTCTTTTGAAATACCGAGCGATCGCGGCTTGCTGTTTCCAACCTATGAGCACCAGTCCGCCGAGGCACTACGGCTTCCCTACGGGGCACGCCTAGTCTCCCGACCCGTACCCGTAGTCGGCGATGAAGTGGTCATTGGTGGCTGGGCACAGATCACCCATCAATTACCACTGTCAGGGTCATCAGTCGTAGAGTCCCTGCACCCTTTTCACATTTGGACAGATCCATGGCTGACAGAGCGGCTAGCCTGGAAGCCTGATCGCCCAGCCTATGGTCTGCTGCTGAGAGCGTATCGGTTTGCTGACCCCATCGCCCTGCCGTACCAGAAACAGTACGGTGGCTGTCGCTCTTGGATTAAGGTAAAGCCCTTGAAGCTCTTCCCTCAAAGTGTACCGGTGCTGCCCACAGCTACCTACGAAGCACTGACAGAGGAGATCCAGAAATCGCTCGCCCTGATCAAGGCTTAA
- a CDS encoding methionine adenosyltransferase, with translation MSVSRRYLFTSESVTEGHPDKICDQLSDTILDALLTQDPHSRVAAEVVVNTGLVLVTGEISSQANVNYVSLVRQKIADIGYTDPKNNGFAADSCSVLIALDEQSADIAQGVDQAFETRETASQDNWDTIGAGDQGIMFGFACNETPEFMPLPISVAHRISRQLSVVRKAGILPYLGPDGKTQVTVAYEDGHPVGIDTVLISTQHTETIGEITDAAAVQAQIKTDLWSHVVLPVFADLAVKPDDTTRFLVNPTGKFVIGGPQGDSGLTGRKIIVDTYGGYSRHGGGAFSGKDPTKVDRSAAYACRYVAKNIVAAGLAEKCEVQLSYAIGVARPVSIFVDTFDTGKVGDEVLLELIQNHFELRPAGIIHTFDLQRLPALREGRFYQEVAAYGHFGRPDLELPWEAIDKADVLKEAASKSLAGIGA, from the coding sequence TTGTCTGTGTCACGTCGCTATTTATTTACCTCAGAGTCAGTTACTGAAGGGCACCCCGACAAGATTTGTGATCAGCTATCAGACACGATTTTGGATGCCTTGTTAACCCAAGATCCCCATAGTCGCGTAGCAGCAGAAGTCGTCGTCAATACCGGGCTCGTGCTGGTAACCGGCGAGATTTCATCACAGGCCAACGTGAACTATGTCTCTCTCGTGCGACAAAAAATTGCAGACATTGGCTATACCGATCCAAAGAATAACGGGTTTGCAGCAGACAGTTGCTCTGTATTGATCGCCCTAGATGAACAATCAGCCGATATTGCCCAGGGGGTTGATCAAGCCTTTGAGACCCGGGAAACAGCTAGTCAAGATAATTGGGATACGATTGGTGCAGGCGATCAGGGCATCATGTTTGGGTTTGCTTGTAACGAAACTCCTGAGTTTATGCCCTTGCCCATCAGCGTAGCTCACCGAATTTCTCGACAATTGTCCGTGGTTCGTAAGGCTGGGATTTTGCCTTACTTGGGGCCAGATGGCAAAACTCAAGTCACTGTCGCCTATGAAGACGGTCATCCCGTTGGCATTGACACGGTTTTGATTTCCACCCAACACACGGAAACCATTGGTGAGATAACCGATGCAGCAGCGGTACAAGCCCAAATCAAAACGGATTTATGGTCTCACGTGGTGCTACCGGTTTTTGCAGACTTGGCAGTCAAGCCTGATGACACCACTCGTTTTCTCGTAAATCCAACAGGAAAATTCGTCATTGGCGGCCCTCAAGGCGACTCTGGACTGACAGGTCGCAAAATTATTGTAGATACCTACGGCGGATATTCTCGTCATGGGGGAGGCGCCTTCTCAGGGAAAGATCCGACCAAGGTGGATCGAAGTGCCGCCTATGCCTGTCGTTACGTCGCCAAAAATATTGTGGCAGCAGGCTTAGCAGAGAAGTGTGAAGTGCAGCTTAGCTATGCCATTGGCGTAGCTCGCCCTGTCAGCATTTTTGTAGACACCTTTGATACAGGCAAAGTCGGTGATGAGGTGCTGTTAGAGCTGATTCAGAACCATTTTGAATTGCGCCCTGCTGGCATTATCCATACATTTGACTTGCAGCGTTTACCTGCGTTAAGAGAGGGTCGCTTTTATCAAGAGGTAGCCGCCTATGGCCACTTTGGTCGTCCAGATCTAGAGCTGCCGTGGGAAGCGATAGATAAAGCGGATGTGTTGAAAGAGGCAGCCTCTAAATCTTTAGCAGGGATTGGAGCATAA
- the psbB gene encoding photosystem II chlorophyll-binding protein CP47, with protein MGLPWYRVHTVVLNDPGRLISVHLMHTALVAGWAGSMALFELATFDPSDPVLNPMWRQGMYVLPFMSRLGVTQSWGGWSVTGETAVNPGFWSFEGVAAAHIVLSGLLFLAACWHWVYWDLDLFRDPRTGEPALDLPKMFGIHLFLSGLLCFGFGAFHLTGLWGPGMWVSDPYGITGHVQAVAPEWGPAGFNPFNPGGIAAHHIAAGIVGIIAGLFHLTVRPPQRLYKALRMGNIETVLSSSIAAVFFAAFVVAGTMWYGSAATPIELFGPTRYQWDGAYFQQEIERRAQAATIAGESLEEAYASIPEKLAFYDYVGNSPAKGGLFRVGPMNEGDGIAQGWVGHPVFTDGEGRELSVRRLPNFFETFPVVLVDKDGVVRADIPFRRAESKYSFEQKGVTVSFYGGELAGKTITDPAQVKRYARKAQLGEPFEFDRETLGSDGVFRTSPRGWFTYAHAVFALLFFFGHIWHGSRTLYRDVFAGIDPDLSPEQVEWGFFQKVGDKSTRVNEGT; from the coding sequence ATGGGACTACCCTGGTACCGCGTACATACGGTCGTTTTGAATGACCCAGGACGCTTGATTTCTGTTCACTTGATGCACACTGCGCTAGTAGCTGGTTGGGCAGGCTCTATGGCCTTGTTTGAGCTTGCCACCTTTGATCCTAGCGATCCCGTACTGAACCCGATGTGGCGTCAGGGAATGTATGTGCTTCCCTTTATGTCTCGCCTCGGCGTGACTCAATCCTGGGGTGGCTGGAGTGTCACAGGTGAAACTGCTGTAAACCCCGGATTCTGGAGCTTTGAAGGAGTTGCTGCAGCTCACATTGTACTGTCAGGCTTGCTCTTTTTAGCAGCTTGTTGGCACTGGGTCTACTGGGATTTAGACCTATTCCGTGATCCAAGAACGGGAGAACCCGCCTTGGATTTACCCAAAATGTTTGGGATTCATCTATTTTTGTCTGGGTTACTTTGCTTTGGGTTTGGAGCTTTCCACTTGACAGGGCTTTGGGGTCCTGGGATGTGGGTTTCTGACCCCTATGGCATCACGGGGCACGTTCAAGCCGTCGCTCCAGAATGGGGACCCGCTGGGTTTAATCCGTTCAACCCAGGCGGTATTGCAGCTCACCATATTGCTGCCGGTATTGTTGGCATTATTGCTGGGCTATTCCACCTGACTGTGCGACCTCCGCAGCGCCTTTACAAGGCATTGCGCATGGGGAACATTGAGACGGTTCTCTCCAGCAGTATTGCAGCTGTCTTCTTTGCCGCCTTCGTGGTTGCAGGAACCATGTGGTACGGCAGCGCCGCTACCCCCATTGAGCTGTTTGGCCCCACCCGATATCAGTGGGACGGTGCTTATTTCCAGCAAGAGATTGAGCGTCGCGCTCAAGCGGCAACGATCGCTGGAGAATCTCTTGAAGAAGCCTATGCTTCGATTCCTGAGAAGCTGGCCTTTTACGACTATGTCGGCAACAGCCCCGCTAAGGGAGGTTTGTTCCGAGTCGGCCCCATGAATGAAGGTGACGGAATTGCCCAAGGTTGGGTAGGCCATCCTGTGTTTACAGATGGTGAAGGCCGCGAACTGTCGGTGCGTCGTCTCCCGAACTTCTTTGAGACTTTCCCCGTGGTCTTAGTCGACAAGGATGGCGTCGTTCGAGCAGATATTCCGTTCCGTCGGGCTGAGTCTAAGTACAGCTTTGAACAGAAAGGGGTAACGGTTTCTTTCTACGGCGGTGAATTGGCCGGTAAAACCATTACTGACCCGGCACAAGTGAAGCGTTACGCGCGTAAAGCTCAGCTCGGTGAGCCGTTTGAGTTCGACCGCGAAACCCTGGGCTCTGATGGGGTCTTCCGCACTAGTCCGCGTGGATGGTTTACTTACGCTCACGCTGTATTTGCTCTCCTCTTCTTCTTTGGCCATATCTGGCATGGCTCCCGGACTCTTTACCGAGATGTGTTTGCAGGTATTGATCCCGACCTTTCTCCCGAACAGGTGGAATGGGGCTTCTTCCAGAAAGTGGGTGACAAGAGTACTCGAGTTAACGAAGGTACCTAA
- a CDS encoding HAD family hydrolase translates to MAILRCQNVFFEEVTAILFDKDGTLANSQHFLKQLAAARSRLLEPWVPGVAPHLMAAFGCAHETYDPTGLMAVGTRYENEIAAATYVAATGRSWGESLKIAQKVFSESDRCFSRKAQHTPPFAGILTLLRTLHSCGLKLAVLSGDTTANVQDFINCYDLADIIEWCAGSEKAPIKPDPLMVWNACQQLGVSPEQSIVVGDSVLDYQLAHHSQAKAFVSVTWGHSPIVAGADVTLTQPHQLHVILDKDSAQE, encoded by the coding sequence GTGGCTATTCTCCGGTGCCAGAACGTCTTTTTTGAAGAGGTTACAGCCATCCTTTTTGACAAAGATGGAACATTAGCGAACTCTCAACATTTTCTCAAACAACTGGCAGCAGCGCGATCTCGCCTGTTGGAGCCATGGGTTCCTGGCGTTGCCCCGCACTTGATGGCGGCTTTTGGCTGTGCCCATGAGACCTATGACCCTACCGGGCTCATGGCCGTCGGCACCCGCTATGAAAATGAAATTGCCGCTGCCACCTATGTTGCTGCGACAGGGCGATCATGGGGTGAGTCACTCAAAATTGCCCAAAAGGTTTTCTCGGAGAGCGATCGCTGCTTTAGCCGAAAAGCCCAACACACTCCCCCTTTTGCGGGCATCCTAACACTCCTGAGAACTCTCCATAGTTGTGGCCTGAAGCTGGCAGTTTTATCCGGAGACACCACCGCAAACGTGCAAGATTTTATTAATTGCTATGACCTGGCAGACATTATTGAGTGGTGCGCGGGTAGCGAAAAAGCCCCGATTAAACCTGACCCACTCATGGTGTGGAATGCTTGCCAACAGCTCGGCGTCTCCCCTGAGCAGAGCATCGTAGTCGGAGATTCTGTACTGGACTATCAACTGGCGCACCACAGCCAGGCCAAAGCTTTTGTGAGCGTCACCTGGGGCCATAGTCCTATCGTGGCAGGTGCTGATGTGACCCTAACCCAGCCGCATCAATTACACGTGATACTCGATAAGGACAGTGCCCAAGAGTAG
- a CDS encoding PadR family transcriptional regulator produces MALAHTILTVLSEQPSSGYDISKRFEETVSCYWKASQQQIYRELGKMEKQGWVDFDLIPQTGKPDKKIYAITEAGRRELERWYPEPTEPAPIREDLLVKVLGGADFPDALLAHEIQRRRKVHLEQLSRYQEMETCHQSNPHPSKQAQYRYLTLRRGIRYEQDWISWCDEVLEFLQPRTAADETTVS; encoded by the coding sequence ATGGCTTTGGCACACACCATCTTGACAGTCCTTTCTGAGCAGCCTTCCAGCGGTTATGACATCAGCAAGCGATTTGAAGAAACTGTGAGCTGCTACTGGAAGGCGAGCCAGCAGCAGATTTATCGCGAGCTGGGAAAGATGGAGAAACAAGGTTGGGTAGACTTCGACCTCATCCCTCAAACGGGCAAGCCAGACAAGAAAATTTATGCCATCACGGAAGCCGGACGGCGGGAACTTGAGCGCTGGTATCCAGAGCCCACGGAGCCTGCTCCCATTCGAGAAGACTTATTAGTGAAGGTGCTAGGGGGGGCCGATTTCCCCGACGCACTCCTAGCTCACGAAATCCAGCGACGCCGAAAGGTTCACCTCGAACAGTTATCGCGCTACCAAGAAATGGAAACTTGCCATCAATCCAATCCCCATCCATCAAAACAGGCACAATACCGCTATCTCACCCTGCGACGGGGCATCCGCTACGAGCAAGATTGGATTAGTTGGTGCGATGAGGTGCTGGAATTTTTGCAGCCGCGAACAGCCGCTGATGAGACTACGGTTTCTTGA
- the nrdR gene encoding transcriptional regulator NrdR, translating to MQCPFCQHPNNRVLESRSAESGRSIRRRRECLECKRRFTTYERIEYVSITVIKQSGDRESFDRSKVLRGMVRACEKTGITSPALEALVDDIEAELQQRARREVESQEIGELVLKRLRTVSEVAYVRFASVYRQFQGIQDFAEALNQLNAGPPLETSPDTTVNSRLNALIS from the coding sequence ATGCAGTGTCCCTTCTGCCAACATCCTAACAATCGTGTTTTAGAGTCTCGTTCAGCCGAGAGCGGTAGAAGCATTCGCCGGAGACGAGAGTGTTTGGAATGCAAGCGACGTTTCACAACCTATGAGCGCATCGAATATGTGTCGATCACGGTCATCAAGCAAAGCGGCGATCGCGAATCGTTTGACCGCTCCAAAGTCCTCCGAGGCATGGTTCGCGCCTGCGAAAAAACCGGTATCACCTCCCCTGCGCTAGAAGCCTTAGTCGATGACATTGAAGCTGAACTCCAGCAGCGGGCTCGACGGGAAGTAGAAAGTCAAGAAATCGGTGAACTGGTGTTGAAGCGCTTACGCACGGTTAGCGAAGTTGCCTACGTCCGCTTTGCCTCGGTCTACCGGCAGTTCCAGGGCATCCAAGACTTTGCTGAAGCTCTCAATCAACTCAACGCCGGGCCTCCGCTAGAAACCTCCCCCGACACAACAGTCAACTCGCGCCTCAATGCCTTGATCTCATAG
- a CDS encoding efflux RND transporter periplasmic adaptor subunit, translating to MLPTVVPPSPTDESPVDRQARPRWRRYAWGLLLLAIASGIGGVFYRQSAARDSPTPELTEALPVDVISVEPVERYTTEREYTGELVAGRSSVLGFERAGTVVNIFVDEGDRVVAGQPLAQLDIRTLEAQRQQLEAQRQEAVAQLRELQSGPRQEDIVTAEAAVAELEQQVELARLQRDRREDLYAQGAIAREELDQETYNTGALEKRLAQTQSELAELQAGTRSEQLDAQTARVSQLDARLQQIDVDLEKSTLYAPFDGTVGTRSVDEGVVAGSGQTVLSLVEAGPLEARVGIPPAIADTLTLGQAQTVRLGDRTYSAPITALLPELDATSRTVTAVVQIPAADLTVGQTVRLVLTETQDTQGFWLPTTALVPGERGLWSVYVLTEPDAAETSGETSANMYTVGRRDIEVIHTEGDRALVRGTLQAGERAITSGTHRIVPGEVVQWVPE from the coding sequence ATGCTGCCGACAGTCGTGCCACCTTCTCCTACCGATGAATCCCCTGTAGACCGTCAAGCACGTCCACGTTGGAGGCGGTATGCCTGGGGACTACTGCTGCTGGCGATCGCCTCTGGAATTGGCGGTGTGTTTTATCGGCAATCTGCAGCCCGCGACAGCCCTACCCCTGAGCTGACAGAAGCGCTGCCTGTAGACGTGATTTCCGTTGAACCTGTCGAGCGCTACACCACAGAGCGAGAGTACACCGGAGAATTGGTGGCTGGGCGGAGCAGTGTCTTAGGATTTGAGCGGGCGGGTACGGTTGTGAACATTTTTGTCGACGAGGGCGATCGCGTCGTTGCCGGACAACCTCTGGCCCAGCTAGACATTCGTACGTTGGAAGCGCAACGCCAGCAGTTAGAAGCGCAGCGGCAAGAAGCGGTGGCTCAGTTGCGAGAACTGCAGTCCGGGCCGCGTCAGGAGGATATTGTCACCGCTGAGGCGGCTGTCGCAGAACTAGAGCAGCAAGTTGAACTGGCCAGGTTACAGCGCGATCGCCGCGAAGACCTCTACGCCCAGGGAGCCATTGCACGAGAAGAACTCGACCAGGAAACCTACAACACCGGGGCTCTGGAAAAGCGTCTAGCTCAAACCCAAAGCGAGCTGGCCGAGTTGCAGGCAGGAACCCGGAGCGAGCAGTTGGACGCCCAAACCGCTCGGGTGAGCCAGCTAGATGCCCGACTGCAGCAAATTGACGTAGATCTGGAAAAAAGCACGCTGTATGCGCCCTTCGATGGTACTGTCGGTACCCGCTCCGTGGATGAAGGCGTGGTTGCAGGGAGCGGGCAAACGGTGCTGAGTCTGGTGGAAGCTGGGCCTCTGGAGGCGCGGGTAGGGATTCCCCCTGCGATTGCAGACACCCTCACTCTGGGGCAAGCGCAAACGGTGCGTTTGGGCGACCGCACCTACTCTGCCCCTATTACGGCCCTGCTGCCAGAGTTAGACGCCACGAGTCGCACGGTGACAGCTGTGGTGCAAATTCCAGCCGCAGATCTAACAGTCGGGCAAACCGTACGCTTGGTGCTCACCGAAACTCAAGACACTCAAGGATTTTGGCTACCCACTACTGCCCTCGTTCCCGGAGAAAGGGGGCTTTGGTCGGTCTATGTGTTGACCGAGCCGGATGCTGCAGAAACTTCGGGTGAGACGTCAGCAAATATGTATACAGTGGGTCGTCGTGATATAGAAGTGATTCACACAGAGGGCGATCGCGCCCTCGTGCGGGGCACGTTGCAGGCTGGGGAACGAGCCATCACATCAGGCACCCACCGCATCGTGCCCGGTGAAGTTGTGCAATGGGTGCCCGAGTGA